The Fervidicoccus fontis Kam940 DNA window AGCTACAAAAGATTCTCATTGTTGCCACATTGTCAAAAAAGGCTGATCTTTACATATTTGATGAGCCGAGTAGCTTTTTAGATGTGAGAGAGAGAATAAGAATAGCATCTCTTATAAGGGAACTAGTCCCTAAAGAGAGCTACAGTATTGTAATTGAACATGACATAGCCCTACTTGACTATCTGTCAGACAATATCGTGGTTATGTATGGAGAGCCGGGGGTTTATGGAGTCGCATCTAAGACTTACAGCACTAGATCAGGCATAAATCACTTCTTAGATGGTTACCTTCCTGCTGAAAACATGAGAATAAGAAAAGAACCAATAAGATTTCACGTTTCTGAAGCTCCTCCACAGAGGCATGGCGGTAAATCAAATGAAATCTACATTGAGTGGAGGGACTTTACAATTTCGCTTGATGGCTTTAGGCTCGATGTCAAGCCAGGGAGTGCATCAAAGGGGGAAGTTATTGGCATATTGGGACCTAACGGGATCGGAAAGACTACCTTTGTGAAGAAACTTGTTTCTATGATTAGTGAGGATCGACCCGAAGATGAGGAAATAAAGTTTAGCTATAAACCTCAGTATGTCAGCCCAGAAATATTTGAAAAAAAGACAGTCGAGGAGAACCTAATTAATGCTAATCCTCAGTCGCTATCTACAGGAACTTGGGCTTATGAAGATATAGTCAGACCGTTTGGACTTTATAAGCTGAGAGAAAGGGAAGTATCTGAACTTAGTGGAGGAGAATTACAAAAGTTAGCATTAGCAGTTTCATTGATTAAGGATGCAGAGCTTTACCTATTGGATGAGCCTAGCGCTTATCTTGATGTTGAAGAAAGACTTTCGGTTGCTAAAGTAATTAGAAGGCTTACAGAGTCACGGAGCGTTGCTGCATTTGTGGTAGAGCATGATCTTTCGATTATAGATTATATTTGTTCAAGAATAATGGTTTTTGAGGGAAAACCTGGTGAGCATGGATTTGCCAACTCTCCTATGGAGCTCAGAGAAGGCATGAATAAGTTTCTCAAAATCTTAGATATTACATTCAGGAGGGATCCGTCTACAGGAAGGCCACGAATTAACAAAAAGGATAGCTATAACGATAGAGAGCAAAAGAGAATTGGTGAATATTATTATATCCCTAAGGGAGAGGAGAACTTAAGTGAGAAGCCATGATTTCTATAAACTAACTCAAACTTATGGAATAACTAAAAACAAATCATTTTCAGTAAACACAATTCTTCCTTTCTCTCCTTTACTTGGCTCACCATATACATTTTGGAATGATATGTTGTCAACGTTGTAGCTATCATCTATAACTATAACTCTGTCTGGAAGAACTGCTTGGACAGTTACGCTCTTTATTTCCCCTTCAAAGGTTTTCACGTTTTTCCTTATCTCTTTTAGGTCAAGTTTTATTTCCTTTCTTTCCTTCAGCTTAAATAGCTTTAAGAACCTGCTTGTTCTTTCAATAATTACTGCAGGTGACCCTTGATGCTCTACAATTTCGCCAACTTCTCTTCTTTTGTCTATTCTCAGCGAAATTGTAAGCCTGGAATTTCTTTCGCCTTTTTTCGTAGAAATAAGCTTAAAAGTCTGCTTTGTTTCTCCTCCAAGCTTCTCTGATAAAAATGAAGCTATAAGTCTGGCCTTTTCATGTCCGACGATTTCAACATCTATCCAATCTTTATTTTCAGTTATTGTAACTATATGCTGTTTAAGATCGTAAGGCAATTTTTCGATTAAATTCATTATAATTTTTTTATCTTCAAAGTCTAACTTATTAGTTCCCCTTATTTGTATAACTGAATCATAGCTTCCAGCTTTTCTTGCCAAACACTGAGGGCATATCGTAAATTTATAATCTATGATAGGATCCAAATAAGTTTCATATTTTCCTATTTCATTCTGTACTGTAACTAAAACTTTCTCTTTATATGGTACTGCTTTAAGATCTAGTCCAAACTGAATAAACTTTTTCTTATTGTTTTTTTCTACTTCCTTAGCAAAAATTTCGGAATAAAAGTTTTCATTGGCGAAAATCCAATCGTTTTTATACCGAATTTTTCCGCATATCTTACATTTATTTAATGTAATAGCCTTTATTTCTAAAGGATTTTTATTCAAATAGCATTCAACACATATTCCTCCAACAAAGGGGAGATTTTTAGATTCCTCTCTGCCACATATAGGGCATATTTTTCTCATAATTATTTTCCTCGCTCTTTATCTACAATATCACGTCAAGGTATTTATGAAAATAGCAAATGGGACTCCCTGAACTTTTACAATAGCATCTTTATGTACCAATCCTTCATTTATTCCTAATTTAACAGACTGA harbors:
- a CDS encoding ribosome biogenesis/translation initiation ATPase RLI, with translation MRCINLRVAVIDYSLCKPTKCNLECIRFCPVNRSRRSSKAIEIDSNTGKPVIYENVCIGCNICVKKCPYNALEIENLPDELSKLAIHRYGKNGFKLFGLPVPKKGEVLGIIGKNGIGKTTTIRILAGELIPNFGDKERKASENEVLERFRGTELFEYFQKVYSKKIKVAHKIQYVELVPRYLSGKVSTLLEKADERGIAIKLASELGLSPVLERDVKNISGGELQKILIVATLSKKADLYIFDEPSSFLDVRERIRIASLIRELVPKESYSIVIEHDIALLDYLSDNIVVMYGEPGVYGVASKTYSTRSGINHFLDGYLPAENMRIRKEPIRFHVSEAPPQRHGGKSNEIYIEWRDFTISLDGFRLDVKPGSASKGEVIGILGPNGIGKTTFVKKLVSMISEDRPEDEEIKFSYKPQYVSPEIFEKKTVEENLINANPQSLSTGTWAYEDIVRPFGLYKLREREVSELSGGELQKLALAVSLIKDAELYLLDEPSAYLDVEERLSVAKVIRRLTESRSVAAFVVEHDLSIIDYICSRIMVFEGKPGEHGFANSPMELREGMNKFLKILDITFRRDPSTGRPRINKKDSYNDREQKRIGEYYYIPKGEENLSEKP
- a CDS encoding 60S ribosomal export protein NMD3, whose translation is MRKICPICGREESKNLPFVGGICVECYLNKNPLEIKAITLNKCKICGKIRYKNDWIFANENFYSEIFAKEVEKNNKKKFIQFGLDLKAVPYKEKVLVTVQNEIGKYETYLDPIIDYKFTICPQCLARKAGSYDSVIQIRGTNKLDFEDKKIIMNLIEKLPYDLKQHIVTITENKDWIDVEIVGHEKARLIASFLSEKLGGETKQTFKLISTKKGERNSRLTISLRIDKRREVGEIVEHQGSPAVIIERTSRFLKLFKLKERKEIKLDLKEIRKNVKTFEGEIKSVTVQAVLPDRVIVIDDSYNVDNISFQNVYGEPSKGEKGRIVFTENDLFLVIP